In a genomic window of Magnolia sinica isolate HGM2019 chromosome 16, MsV1, whole genome shotgun sequence:
- the LOC131229169 gene encoding BTB/POZ domain-containing protein At5g66560 yields the protein MATEKLGSKGQAWFCTTGLPSDIVIEVDEMTFHLHKFPLMAKSQKLHELMTEQESNPERKKISAEGIEEEGEEEICCISLSEFPGGSEAFEAAAKFCYGVKIELTPSNVAPLRCAGEYLEMTEEFSEDNLISKTERFLTQSVFRNLRDCIETLKSCDNLMPLAEALSIPQRCIESIATRASSSDLPSSALFGWPVNDEARGDQKLTSQILWNGIDTGIRPKNLVRSSASDSWFEDLTGLSLPLYKQLISAMKARDLSSDVIEGALVSYAKRLIPGLSRSSRKQSSGSMASEFEQRELLETVIMNLPLKRRTATGSAAPTTTRFLFGLLRTANILRASEDCRATLERRIGQQLEQATLDDLLLPSYSYLIETLYDVDCVERILMHFLEGLDERSTVGISNRHGDHEESGRSPPPINPVMLVGKLIDGYLSEIASDANLKPEKFYDLAFALPDHARLFDDGLYRAIDVYLKAHPWISQEDREKLCGVMDCQKLTLEACTHAAQNERLPLRAVVQVLFFEQLQLRHAIAGSILATDAAGPPLPLDSARSSGVGAGAVALPGDGGDTWQAAIRENQVLRLDMDSMRSRVQELERECTTMRKAIEKIDKGVVGGGNAGGWSSFTKKFGCKFKTQVCDSHERAVVEARKVRQQQLQERQQSL from the exons ATGGCCACGGAGAAGCTCGGCTCTAAAGGCCAGGCATg GTTCTGTACCACAGGACTACCAAGCGACATTGTAATCGAAGTAGATGAAATGACATTTCATCTCCATAAG TTTCCATTGATGGCGAAGAGTCAGAAGCTCCATGAGCTTATGACAGAGCAAGAATCGAATCCTGAGAGAAAGAAAATCTCAGCTGAAGGaattgaagaagaaggagaagaagaaatctGCTGCATTTCTTTATCGGAATTCCCCGGCGGCTCTGAAGCCTTTGAGGCCGCAGCGAAGTTCTGCTACGGCGTCAAGATCGAACTGACTCCGTCGAACGTAGCTCCGCTCCGATGCGCCGGTGAATACCTCGAGATGACGGAGGAATTCTCCGAGGACAATCTCATCTCAAAGACGGAGCGGTTCCTCACGCAATCAGTTTTCCGGAACCTCAGAGATTGCATCGAGACATTGAAATCCTGCGACAATCTGATGCCGCTGGCTGAAGCACTGAGCATCCCACAGCGGTGCATCGAGTCGATTGCAACAAGGGCCTCTTCGTCCGATCTGCCGTCGTCGGCGCTGTTCGGCTGGCCGGTGAACGATGAGGCCAGGGGCGACCAGAAACTCACGAGCCAGATCCTGTGGAATGGGATAGACACTGGAATCCGACCTAAGAACCTGGTCCGTTCGTCTGCAAGCGATTCCTGGTTCGAAGATCTGACGGGCCTGAGCTTGCCGCTCTACAAGCAGCTGATTTCAGCGATGAAAGCTCGAGATCTTAGCTCGGATGTCATCGAAGGAGCTTTGGTTTCTTACGCGAAGAGATTGATTCCCGGTCTCTCGAGGTCGAGTAGGAAGCAGTCATCTGGCTCCATGGCGTCGGAATTCGAACAGAGAGAGCTCTTGGAGACTGTAATTATGAATCTGCCATTGAAGAGGAGAACAGCGACGGGGAGCGCGGCACCGACGACTACGAGATTTCTGTTTGGACTGTTGAGGACTGCGAATATACTGAGAGCTTCGGAGGATTGCCGGGCCACGTTGGAGAGGAGAATTGGGCAGCAGCTGGAGCAGGCGACGTTGGACGATCTCCTTCTGCCGAGCTATTCGTACCTGATTGAGACACTCTACGATGTCGATTGCGTGGAGAGGATCTTGATGCATTTTCTTGAAGGTTTGGATGAAAGATCAACGGTCGGGATCAGCAATCGGCACGGCGACCATGAAGAGAGCGGCAGATCACCGCCACCGATAAATCCAGTGATGTTGGTGGGCAAGCTGATCGACGGCTACCTGTCGGAGATCGCTTCCGATGCGAATCTGAAGCCGGAGAAGTTCTACGATCTTGCGTTCGCGCTTCCTGATCATGCGAGGCTCTTCGACGATGGGCTCTATCGGGCCATTGACGTTTATCTCAAG GCACATCCGTGGATTTCGCAGGAAGACAGGGAGAAGCTCTGCGGGGTGATGGACTGCCAGAAGCTCACGTTAGAGGCGTGCACTCATGCAGCCCAGAACGAGCGCCTGCCCCTGCGCGCTGTGGTGCAGGTCCTCTTCTTCGAGCAGCTTCAGCTCCGTCACGCCATCGCCGGCTCCATCCTCGCCACCGATGCCGCAGGGCCGCCGCTGCCCCTCGACTCGGCTCGTTCGTCCGGCGTGGGGGCCGGCGCTGTGGCGCTGCCGGGAGACGGCGGGGATACATGGCAGGCGGCGATTCGGGAGAACCAGGTCCTGCGGCTGGACATGGACAGCATGCGGTCGCGCGTGCAGGAGCTGGAGCGCGAGTGCACAACGATGAGGAAGGCGATAGAGAAGATAGACAAGGGAGTTGTGGGCGGAGGAAATGCCGGAGGGTGGAGCTCGTTCACGAAGAAATTCGGGTGTAAGTTCAAGACCCAGGTCTGTGATTCGCATGAAAGAGCAGTTGTGGAAGCTAGAAAAGTAAGACAGCAGCAGCTGCAGGAACGGCAGCAAAGCTTGTAG